The genomic window CAGCGACTTCATCCTGACGCTCTACCTCAAGAAGCTCTTCAGCCCGGCCGCTTGGCGGAACTTTTTCGGCGGCAAGAGCGAGTACCGTCTGATCTGGAAGACGGCCACGCGCCGCCTGGGCCGGCTACTTGGGAAGAAGGACAGCCCGGCGCCGAAGGCGGTCGAGATTCCCAAGGGCATGAACCGCAACTTCCTGCGCGCCTACGACGCCGTCGAGCGGCGCCTCGCCATGCTCTGGATCTACAGCGAGCAGGAGCGCGCGCGCTACGACTTCGAGAGCGACTTCGAGCAGACCTGCCTGGCCGGGCGCCAGCGTCCCTACGAGAAGGTCGTGATCCCCGAGAGCAATCACGAGTTCGCGCCGGACGCGGCGCAGGCCACGCTGCAGGCGACCATGGTGGACTGGCTGGGGCGTCACTACGGCGCCCGGGCGGGCGGGGAGGGGAGCGCGGAATGACGCGCAAGGTGCTCATGATCAGCCACGGCTACCCGCCCGTGGGAGGGAGCGGCATGCTGCGCACCCTCAAGTTCAGCAAGTACCTGCCGCCGCTGGGCTGGCAGCCCGTGGTGCTCACGCTCCAGCGCACCAAGCATCCGCGTCTGGACACGCGGCTCTTGAAGGAAGTGCCGGCGGGCACGGCCGTCTACCGCTCGCCGGTCTGGAACCCGCTGGACCTGCTCGTCTGGCTGAAGTCCCTCCCGAAGCGCCTGCGCCGCACGCGGCCGGCCGCGCCCGGTGCTGGGGGTGGGGGCGGCGTGGCGGAACCCGCCACCGACGACGCCCCCCGCGGCGGCCCCATGGGCCTCCTGCTGGACCTGCTCACCACGCCCGACAGCTACAGCGGCTGGCTGGGACCGGGGCTCTGCATCGGCCTGTGGACGCTCCTGCGCCACCGGCCGCGGATCATCTACAGCACCAGCCCGCCGCCCACGGCGCACCTGCTGGGCGGCCTGCTGGCGCGGCTGGCGCGGCGGCCCTGGGTGGTGGACTTCCGCGACCCCTGGACGCTGCAGTTCCCCGCCGAGCAGCTCGCCACGCGCAGGGGGCGCTGGAGCCGTCGGCTCGAGGCCTGGGTGCTGCGCCGCGCCGACCTGGTGATCTGCAACACGGACCCGCTGGCCGACGCCCTGCGCGCCACCTACCCGGCGATCCCCGCCGAGCGCTTCGTCACCATCACGAACGGCTTCGACCCGGCGGACTTCACCAGCGATCCCGGCGCGCCGCCCGCGGACGGCCCCTTCCGCTTCGCGCACACGGGCGAGTTCTTCCCCACGCGCAACCTGCGCGTGCCGGATCCCTTCCTCGCCGCGCTGCGCGACCTGGCCGAGGAGGGCGCGCTGGACCCCGCCAGGGTGCGCGTGCGCCTGGTGGGCAGCGGCGAGTACACCGGACTGCCGCAGTTCGCCGCGCTCATGGAGTCACCCGCGCTGGCCCAGATGGTGGAGGTGGTGGACTTCCTGCCCCACGCCGAGATCCCCGCCGAGCTGGCGGCGAGCCACGCGCTGCTGCTCTTCCAGAACGGCGAGATCTTCCACATGCAGGTGCCGGCCAAGGCCTTCGAGTACATCCGGGCGGCGCGGCCGATCCTCGCCGTGGCGCCCCCGGGGGCGACCGCCGCGCTGGTGGCCTCGGTGGACGGCGGCCTGGCCATCGCGCCGGACGACGCCGCCGGCCTGCGCGCCGCCATCCTCGCGCTGATCGCCGGGCGCGGCGCGCTACCGCGGCGCGGTGAGGAAGAACTCGAGCGCTTCGGCCGTCCGGGTCTCGCGCGCAAGCTGGCCGGGCTGATGGACCGCCTGGCCCCTCAGGGAGGTTGACGGGTGCACTTCCTCTTTCCCTACCTCGCGCGCTACCGGGCGGTGAACTGGACGCGCTACCACCACCTCTTCGGGCAGCTCGCCACCATGGGCCACCGCATCACGGTGCTGCAGCCGCCGCCGGCGGACATCGGCGAGACGAACTTCCAGGAGATCGACGTGGAGCTGCCGGAGAACATCCGGCTCTTCGACGTCCCCATGCCCGGCCTCCTCTGGAACCGCCGCTGGCCCCTGGACAAGCTCGTCAAGAAGGGCAGCTACGGCCTCGCCTGCCGCGACCGGGTGGCGCGCATCTTCGCCGAAGATCCCGCCGACGCGCTGCTCGTCTACAACCTGCCCCAGGCCGGCATGCTGCACGTGGCGCCGCTGGCCGGGCGCAAGCTCGTGCGCGTCTTCGACCTGGCGGACGACTACGAGGCCATGCTGGCCACCGAGCTCGGCCGCTTCGCCTGGGGGCCGCTGCTCTGGCAGGGCAAGCGCACCTTGCACCGGATGATCGACGACGCGGATCTCGTCCTCAGCGTGAGCCATTCGCTGGCGGACGACTATCCGAACCGCGACATCCACGTGCTGCCCAACGGCGTGGACTTCGCGCGCTTCGAGGGCGTGCGCGCCTCCGTGGACGGCCGCGTGGGCACGGGCGACGACCATCG from Candidatus Latescibacterota bacterium includes these protein-coding regions:
- a CDS encoding glycosyltransferase, which translates into the protein MTRKVLMISHGYPPVGGSGMLRTLKFSKYLPPLGWQPVVLTLQRTKHPRLDTRLLKEVPAGTAVYRSPVWNPLDLLVWLKSLPKRLRRTRPAAPGAGGGGGVAEPATDDAPRGGPMGLLLDLLTTPDSYSGWLGPGLCIGLWTLLRHRPRIIYSTSPPPTAHLLGGLLARLARRPWVVDFRDPWTLQFPAEQLATRRGRWSRRLEAWVLRRADLVICNTDPLADALRATYPAIPAERFVTITNGFDPADFTSDPGAPPADGPFRFAHTGEFFPTRNLRVPDPFLAALRDLAEEGALDPARVRVRLVGSGEYTGLPQFAALMESPALAQMVEVVDFLPHAEIPAELAASHALLLFQNGEIFHMQVPAKAFEYIRAARPILAVAPPGATAALVASVDGGLAIAPDDAAGLRAAILALIAGRGALPRRGEEELERFGRPGLARKLAGLMDRLAPQGG
- a CDS encoding glycosyltransferase, which codes for MHFLFPYLARYRAVNWTRYHHLFGQLATMGHRITVLQPPPADIGETNFQEIDVELPENIRLFDVPMPGLLWNRRWPLDKLVKKGSYGLACRDRVARIFAEDPADALLVYNLPQAGMLHVAPLAGRKLVRVFDLADDYEAMLATELGRFAWGPLLWQGKRTLHRMIDDADLVLSVSHSLADDYPNRDIHVLPNGVDFARFEGVRASVDGRVGTGDDHRLVVGYLGAFEYFIDFPLILDMAERMPDTRFRLVGAGRDFEHVRSEAARRGLDNVELPGPVPFNRVPAEIAAMDVCLNTFVRIPISHKASPMKLFEYLAMGRPVLTTDLDEVRRYGVDFLVTVNTAEEAVAALRRLAADPAERAWRAEAGRDWVRASFDWKDIANRLVELVERCTDRMD